The bacterium region CCCCACCCACGCGGGCGGGGTCCAGGCCCAGAATCTCGCCAAGTGGTATCCCCCCGATCACTGGCTGGCCGCCGGCAACATCAACGGCACCGTGACCTGCATGACCGAGTACAACGGCGATCTCATCGTGGGCGGTGGCTTCGACCATGTCGATTGGGACGGCGAGTGGCTGTACACGGGAAACGTCGCCGGCCTGGGCCCTTCCGGCTGGTACCCCATCGCGGGGTACGGTGGCTCCAACAACGTCATCGACCTGGCCGTCTGGGATGGCCAGCTCGTTGCGGGGGGGGCCTTCCACGGCATGCAGGGGAACTACGACCTCGATTACCTCGCCCGCTGGGACGGCAGCACCTGGAGCTCCTTCTCGGCCTCGGGCAATGACGAGATCGACGGAATGGTGAAGGCCATCGCGGTCTTCCAGGGGGAGCTCTACATCGGCGGCAGCTTCTGGACCATCGGCGGCAAGCCCGTCGAGAAGATGGCGCGCTGGGACGGTGTCGAGTGGCAGCCCGTTGGCGAGGAGGTCTGGTCGGCGCTCATCTACGGGTATGGTCCCATCAGCTTCGCCGTCTACAACGGCGCTCTCTTCGTCGGCGGCGGTTTCCGCCTCGGCGCCCCCTGGTGGACCGACGGCATCATGCGCTGGGACGGCGCAAGCTGGTCCGTTTGCGGCGCAGGCTTGAACAACTCCGTCATCGACCTCGAGAGGATCGACGACGGTGTCTCGGAGAAGCTGTATGCGGCCGGCGCTTTCTCCCTGGCGGATGGGTACATCGACAGCAGGGGGATTGCAGCCTGGATCGAGACGCCCGTGACCGCCGTCGCGGAAGCCGGCGTCCCTCGCGGGATCACCCTGCACCCGAGCAGCCCGAATCCTTTCAATGCGCAGACCCGTGTCGCTTTCACCCTCGAGGAGGAGACCTGGCTCAAGGTAGACCTGCTGGATGTTCTCGGCCGGCTGGTTGCGACCCTGACGGAGGGCCTGCATGGCCCTGGAGAGCAGACCCTCGATTGGCAGGGTCGGGACAACCGGGGCAATGAGCTGCCCTCGGGCATCTATCTGCTGCGGCTGAGCAGCCCCGCGGGGGCGCAGCTCCAAAAGCTCGTCCTCGCCAAGTAGGACTGCGGGGCCGGCGCAGGCGAAGCCTTTCTTTGCTGCTTGCGGAGGCGCGAGCCATCTGACACGCGCCGATTGCAGCTCGTGCCACCGATCGACTAACGCATCAGCACCAGGCGCAGGGTCGCCACGCGGCCGCCGGCCGTCGCACGGGCGAGGTAGACGCCGCTGGGCAGGGCGTAGCCCTCGCCGTCGCGGCCGTCCCAGGTCACGCGCTGGGTGTCGCCGGCGGCGATGCCCGCCCAGAGGCGGCGCCGGTGCCGGCCGTCGATGCTGAACAGGTCGACCTGCGCGGCGCCCACGCGCGGCAGGCTGAGGCTCAGCGTGCTCTCGCCGCGGCTCGGATTCGGCTGCGCGCTGAGCGCGAAGCCGGCGCCGGGCGCGGCGGGCGCGGCCGTCGCGGGGCTCACGTCGCCAAAGTAGAGATCGCCGCCGTTGCCGAACTGGTTCGCGTGGACGTGCTTGCCCCCGCCGACGAAACGCGCGGGGTAGCGGCCGGTCGGGATCCCGTAGCCCTCCGCATCGACGTCATAGATCGAGCCCACGGTGTTGACCGTGAAGAGGGGCGTCGACTGCCCGCCCAGGAAGACGCTGATCTCGGGGCTGAGGTTCTGGGCGTCGCCCCAGCTGCCGATGACGCCGGTCTCGCCGCCGAAGGCGCTGGCCACCGGCAGATCCTGGTAGACGCCGTTCGACTGCGGGGACAGGTAGGTCCACAGCGGCGCGTTCCCGCTGGCCGTGAAGTACCAGGTCACCTTGTTGCGGTTGTAGCTGGTGGTGTACCAGCCCGCGATGAGCTGGCCCTCGGCGCTCAGCGCGCAGGTGCCGAGATACCAGCCCGCGGCGCCGCTGTTGTGCGACCACTTGAACTGGTAGCTGCTGCCGTTCCATTCCCAGACGAGCAGGAAGGTCCAGCCGGCGGCGATGTACTGGCCGTTCGGCGAGAGGGCGAGGGCGTCCGAACTGGCGCCGGCGCTGGCCGTCCAGAGCACGGCGCCCGTGGCGGCGTCCAGCGCGTGCATGACGGCGCCGTTGCGCAGGGCGATGCGGCTGCCGTCGTCGGTGATGCGCAGGGCGCGCGCGAACTCGCCCGCGGGGGCCGTGTAGCTCGAGAGCAGATCGCCGGTGAGCGGATCGAGCGCGAAGGTCTTGCTGCTCGTGGCCGTGTTCACCGCCAGCGCGAGCAAGTTGCCGCTCTCGGCAATGCGCAGGCAGTTCAGCGGCGCGCTGCAATTGGGGATGTCCTTCTCCCAGAGCGGCGTCGGCGGATCGCCCGCCATCCAGACATGCAAGCGCACGCCGGCGATCGCAGGCACGGCCTCGACGAGGGCGAGGAAGCCGGCGCCGGCCGTCACGTAGTTTTCGCCGCCGGTGAAGGTCCAATCGGGCGTGCCGCTCGAGCCGGCGAGGTAGTACTCGGCCGGGCAGTTCGTGCCATTGTTCAGGCCGGCGAAGACGCTGCCCTCTGCCGTCGCGCAGCTCGTGTAGATGAAGCCGGGAATGTTGTGTTGCCAGATCAGCTCGTCGCGCAGGTCGAGCGGCGCCGCGGCGAGAGCCGGGCGGTCGGGCCCGCGCTCCTCCTGGAAGTAGGCGCCATCTGCGCCGTGGACGTGGACGAGGCGGCTCGTTGCCGCCGCGGCGCCGCCGGGCGGCAGGGAAAGGGTGACGAGCAGGCAAAGGGCGAGCGCGGCGGGCTTCATCATC contains the following coding sequences:
- a CDS encoding T9SS type A sorting domain-containing protein, which produces PTHAGGVQAQNLAKWYPPDHWLAAGNINGTVTCMTEYNGDLIVGGGFDHVDWDGEWLYTGNVAGLGPSGWYPIAGYGGSNNVIDLAVWDGQLVAGGAFHGMQGNYDLDYLARWDGSTWSSFSASGNDEIDGMVKAIAVFQGELYIGGSFWTIGGKPVEKMARWDGVEWQPVGEEVWSALIYGYGPISFAVYNGALFVGGGFRLGAPWWTDGIMRWDGASWSVCGAGLNNSVIDLERIDDGVSEKLYAAGAFSLADGYIDSRGIAAWIETPVTAVAEAGVPRGITLHPSSPNPFNAQTRVAFTLEEETWLKVDLLDVLGRLVATLTEGLHGPGEQTLDWQGRDNRGNELPSGIYLLRLSSPAGAQLQKLVLAK